In the Dreissena polymorpha isolate Duluth1 unplaced genomic scaffold, UMN_Dpol_1.0 chrUn004, whole genome shotgun sequence genome, one interval contains:
- the LOC127863288 gene encoding uncharacterized protein LOC127863288 isoform X2: MAETTVAGVARKGQPNKLRFTASNFGHILSAFDKKKLTVSLKKRLLSAYNLEKRAPVQWGVTHEQVCIAEYCKVGGVAVRPTGIWLHESGVLGASPDGFVEGVFRGLVHQQHGQATCSADIIEVKCPYTARDLTIQEACSSIKDFYLDQSSDGRLSLKQAHNYWHQIQGQLHITGTNTCDLVVWTNKDLQVIRIAKDHLWSVNLSKMIDFYFSSFLPSLYE; the protein is encoded by the exons ATGGCTGAGACGACAGTTGCTGGTGTCGCACGAAAAGGTCAACCAAACA AGTTGAGATTTACCGCCTCTAACTTCGGACATATCTTGTCAGCGTTTGACAAAAAAAA ACTGACAGTGTCCTTGAAAAAAAGACTTCTGAGCGCGTATAACCTGGAAAAAAGGGCACCTGTGCAGTGGGGGGTAACACATGAGCAGGTGTGCATAGCTGAATACTGTAAGGTTGGAGGAGTCGCTGTACGCCCGACAG GAATTTGGCTGCATGAGTCTGGTGTCTTGGGTGCATCACCAGATGGTTTTGTCGAAGGCGTGTTTAGGGGTTTAGTTCATCAACAACATGGACAAGCAACATGTAGTGCAGACATCATAGAAGTAAAGTGCCCCTACACTGCCAGAGACCTGACTATCCAGGAGGCGTGTTCATCTATCAAGGATTTCTACCTAG ATCAATCTTCTGATGGACGGCTTTCCCTCAAGCAAGCCCACAACTACTGGCATCAGATTCAAGGACAGCTACACATAACGGGAACTAATACATGCGATCTTGTTGTGTGGACAAATAAAGACTTGCAAGTGATCAGAATAGCAAAGGATCATTTGTGGTCGGTCAATCTgtcaaaaatgattgatttttatttttcgaGCTTTTTACCATCACTATACGAATAA
- the LOC127863288 gene encoding uncharacterized protein LOC127863288 isoform X1, producing the protein MAEEPQTPDVPVPLLDDLMIHPEYLGAEDPRTWLRRQLLVSHEKVNQTAAVTIGQRENALWAAVRKLRFTASNFGHILSAFDKKKLTVSLKKRLLSAYNLEKRAPVQWGVTHEQVCIAEYCKVGGVAVRPTGIWLHESGVLGASPDGFVEGVFRGLVHQQHGQATCSADIIEVKCPYTARDLTIQEACSSIKDFYLDQSSDGRLSLKQAHNYWHQIQGQLHITGTNTCDLVVWTNKDLQVIRIAKDHLWSVNLSKMIDFYFSSFLPSLYE; encoded by the exons ATGGCAGAGGAGCCACAGACACCGGATGTACCAGTGCCTCTCCTGGATGACTTGATGATCCATCCTGAATATCTGGGAGCTGAGGACCCCCGCACATGGCTGAGACGACAGTTGCTGGTGTCGCACGAAAAGGTCAACCAAACAGCTGCAGTAACTATTGGACAGAGGGAAAATGCCTTATGGGCAGCTGTTCGCAAGTTGAGATTTACCGCCTCTAACTTCGGACATATCTTGTCAGCGTTTGACAAAAAAAA ACTGACAGTGTCCTTGAAAAAAAGACTTCTGAGCGCGTATAACCTGGAAAAAAGGGCACCTGTGCAGTGGGGGGTAACACATGAGCAGGTGTGCATAGCTGAATACTGTAAGGTTGGAGGAGTCGCTGTACGCCCGACAG GAATTTGGCTGCATGAGTCTGGTGTCTTGGGTGCATCACCAGATGGTTTTGTCGAAGGCGTGTTTAGGGGTTTAGTTCATCAACAACATGGACAAGCAACATGTAGTGCAGACATCATAGAAGTAAAGTGCCCCTACACTGCCAGAGACCTGACTATCCAGGAGGCGTGTTCATCTATCAAGGATTTCTACCTAG ATCAATCTTCTGATGGACGGCTTTCCCTCAAGCAAGCCCACAACTACTGGCATCAGATTCAAGGACAGCTACACATAACGGGAACTAATACATGCGATCTTGTTGTGTGGACAAATAAAGACTTGCAAGTGATCAGAATAGCAAAGGATCATTTGTGGTCGGTCAATCTgtcaaaaatgattgatttttatttttcgaGCTTTTTACCATCACTATACGAATAA